One Abyssisolibacter fermentans genomic window carries:
- a CDS encoding HPr family phosphocarrier protein, with product MEKSVVILNEMGLHAIPTVLFVKNASQFESKIFVQFNGKSSNAKSVIGLMSLEVKKGDEIKILADGEDAPEAISKLTELVKLKFGE from the coding sequence ATGGAAAAATCAGTTGTTATTCTTAATGAAATGGGGCTACATGCTATACCAACTGTTTTATTTGTAAAGAACGCATCACAATTTGAATCTAAAATATTTGTACAATTTAATGGTAAATCATCAAATGCAAAATCTGTTATTGGGTTAATGAGCTTAGAGGTAAAAAAAGGTGATGAAATAAAAATTTTAGCTGATGGAGAGGATGCACCAGAAGCTATAAGCAAATTAACTGAACTAGTAAAGTTAAAATTTGGTGAATAA
- a CDS encoding PTS sugar transporter subunit IIA, with product MLNLFRKKREVVIMPPFVGERIDITEVNDEAFSNKMVGDGVAVIPTSNVAKAPCNGKIIQIFPTNHAFCLETKEGLEILVHIGLDTVELKGKGFKRLVEVGCEVEKGQAIIEADFKYIKEIGKDITSILVITNMDKVDSISKNFNDDEDEMLKVKIKA from the coding sequence ATGTTGAATTTGTTTAGAAAAAAAAGAGAGGTAGTTATAATGCCCCCTTTTGTAGGTGAAAGGATTGATATAACGGAAGTTAATGACGAAGCTTTTTCTAATAAAATGGTTGGAGATGGTGTAGCTGTTATACCTACATCTAATGTTGCAAAAGCACCTTGTAATGGGAAGATAATTCAAATTTTTCCTACTAATCATGCTTTTTGTCTTGAAACAAAGGAAGGACTAGAAATATTAGTTCATATAGGTTTAGATACTGTGGAGTTAAAAGGAAAAGGATTCAAAAGACTAGTTGAAGTAGGATGTGAAGTAGAAAAAGGGCAAGCTATCATTGAAGCTGATTTTAAATATATTAAAGAAATTGGTAAAGATATAACTAGTATTTTAGTAATAACAAACATGGACAAAGTAGATAGTATCAGTAAAAATTTCAATGATGATGAGGATGAAATGTTAAAAGTAAAAATTAAAGCTTAA
- a CDS encoding PRD domain-containing protein, translating to MNKKNYKILKILNNNIILAYDLKNKKETILMGKGLGFNKKENSKEYIPNKNIQRSFIANDERIKNEYFRLVKQIDPKIIEICEKIIQISEQKLGDLNSHIHIILVDHIAFAIERVKTGLEITNPFIDEIKILYPDEFDIAAEGIEMIKKNLDLDLGLGEVGFISMHLHSSRKNIKVKETVKNTRILNEIINIIEEGLNIKLDKTQYSYKRLINHLQSTLSRIKNKKCIKNPLLDNIKKEFKDSYVIIEKIKAKIEKEYELEVPEQELGYMAIHIERLKN from the coding sequence TTGAATAAAAAGAATTATAAAATATTGAAAATTTTGAATAATAATATAATTCTTGCTTATGACTTAAAAAATAAAAAAGAAACTATACTCATGGGTAAGGGGTTAGGGTTTAATAAGAAAGAAAACTCAAAGGAATATATCCCTAATAAAAATATTCAAAGATCTTTTATAGCAAATGATGAAAGAATCAAAAATGAATATTTTAGACTTGTTAAACAGATAGATCCTAAAATCATTGAAATATGTGAAAAAATCATACAAATATCTGAACAAAAGTTAGGAGATTTAAATAGTCATATTCATATAATACTTGTCGATCATATAGCTTTTGCAATAGAAAGAGTAAAGACAGGATTAGAAATCACAAATCCCTTTATTGATGAAATTAAAATACTATACCCTGATGAATTTGATATTGCAGCTGAAGGAATAGAAATGATTAAGAAAAACTTGGATTTAGATTTGGGACTTGGAGAAGTAGGATTTATTTCAATGCATCTTCATTCATCTAGGAAAAACATTAAAGTAAAAGAAACTGTAAAAAATACTAGAATATTAAATGAAATAATAAATATCATAGAAGAAGGTTTAAATATAAAGTTAGACAAAACACAATATAGTTATAAAAGACTAATAAATCATCTTCAGAGTACTTTAAGTAGAATCAAGAACAAAAAATGTATTAAAAATCCTCTTTTAGATAATATAAAGAAAGAATTTAAAGATTCATATGTAATCATAGAAAAAATAAAAGCTAAAATTGAAAAAGAGTATGAATTGGAGGTTCCAGAACAGGAACTTGGCTATATGGCTATTCATATTGAGCGTTTAAAAAATTAA
- the nagB gene encoding glucosamine-6-phosphate deaminase: MKIICVDNYEQMSKKAGNIVASQLILKPDSVLGLATGSTPLGMYKELIELYKQGDIDFNKVTTFNLDEYYNLSRDNNQSYYYYMNENFFNHINIDMNHVNIPDGMAKDIEKECIEYEKRIRTNGGIDLQILGVGRNGHIGFNEPDVKFEALTHMVKLDEQTIKDNSRFFELIEDVPTKAISMGIKTIMQSKKIILLANGEEKADSIYGAISGDITPEIPVSVLQLHPDVTFIIDKKAAMKLDLEKMKEFCL; this comes from the coding sequence ATGAAAATAATTTGTGTTGACAATTATGAACAAATGAGTAAAAAAGCAGGTAACATTGTAGCAAGTCAACTTATTCTTAAACCTGATAGTGTTTTGGGACTTGCAACTGGTTCAACACCTTTAGGGATGTATAAAGAATTAATTGAGCTATATAAGCAGGGAGATATTGATTTTAATAAAGTTACAACCTTTAATTTAGACGAGTATTACAATTTGAGCAGGGATAATAATCAAAGCTATTACTACTATATGAATGAAAATTTTTTCAATCATATAAATATTGATATGAATCATGTGAATATACCAGATGGAATGGCAAAAGATATTGAAAAAGAATGTATAGAATATGAAAAAAGAATAAGAACAAACGGAGGTATAGACCTTCAAATCCTAGGAGTTGGAAGAAATGGACATATAGGCTTTAATGAACCTGATGTAAAATTTGAGGCACTTACACACATGGTTAAGCTTGATGAACAAACAATAAAGGATAATTCACGGTTTTTTGAACTCATTGAAGATGTTCCAACTAAAGCAATTAGTATGGGAATAAAAACTATTATGCAATCTAAAAAAATAATCCTTTTAGCTAATGGAGAAGAAAAGGCTGATTCAATTTATGGTGCAATTAGTGGTGATATAACTCCTGAGATCCCAGTTTCTGTTTTGCAGTTACATCCGGATGTGACATTTATAATAGATAAAAAAGCAGCAATGAAATTGGATTTGGAAAAAATGAAAGAATTTTGTTTATAA
- a CDS encoding ABC transporter permease, with translation MLNRLIKTEIFKYRKSPQHLFTLLIPFVMFGLCFIDFYARKNTIVSNSKKFFDIYEGWRTVLFESFYANGWFIILPTTVIIIVYLSNHIENADNTFKLMLAKPIKRKHIILSKLIVSTVWVSIIVLLTYLGVFTVANINDMLNNVNYSIVGIYIVSIMYAVTALMSFQQLLSLIFKNEITPLIIGFCACFGSLIIGQSRLLIDTVPYAFILGLAPGNDCYILRSLISSSICIVLSLVLSIKIFNRKDVR, from the coding sequence ATGCTAAATAGACTAATAAAGACCGAAATTTTTAAATACAGGAAAAGTCCACAGCATCTTTTTACTTTGCTTATACCATTTGTTATGTTTGGTTTATGCTTTATAGATTTTTATGCTAGAAAAAATACTATAGTCAGTAACAGTAAAAAGTTTTTTGATATATATGAAGGCTGGAGGACTGTTTTATTTGAAAGCTTCTATGCAAATGGATGGTTTATAATTCTACCTACTACAGTTATTATAATAGTTTATCTATCTAATCATATAGAAAATGCAGATAATACATTTAAACTAATGCTTGCAAAACCAATAAAAAGAAAACATATAATTTTAAGTAAGTTAATTGTTAGTACAGTGTGGGTTTCAATAATAGTATTACTTACGTATTTAGGTGTTTTTACAGTAGCAAATATAAACGATATGCTAAATAATGTAAATTATTCAATAGTAGGTATTTATATTGTATCAATAATGTATGCAGTAACTGCACTTATGAGTTTTCAACAGCTTTTGAGCTTGATATTTAAAAACGAAATAACACCGCTTATTATAGGATTTTGTGCATGTTTTGGGAGTTTAATAATAGGACAAAGCAGACTATTAATAGATACTGTACCGTATGCTTTTATATTAGGCTTAGCACCAGGTAATGACTGTTATATTCTTCGAAGTCTCATTAGCTCAAGCATCTGTATTGTACTGTCATTAGTATTAAGTATAAAGATTTTTAATAGAAAGGATGTAAGATAG
- a CDS encoding ABC transporter permease: MKNVGLMKLIKVEFNKLKGTKLLIIFMIFPILFCSLGFMNVVRYKELFLANDPWSSIYEQNAIFYGGVFFPILIAIVVGAVTRVEYKNNNLKKILSLPVKRESLYMSKFIATCIIILINVLIFIAFIVISAVLLIHPEHIPSFIITSPLIAFTVSLPIVAIYYYLNIRFKNMLIPLILAVCLILPTMMINATKFWFIFPFAYPSHLIMAGTSFYNNSISISMIVFAIIIFSLFISMGIKNFKKMDIG, from the coding sequence ATGAAAAATGTAGGATTGATGAAATTAATAAAGGTTGAGTTTAATAAATTAAAAGGTACTAAATTGCTTATTATTTTTATGATATTTCCAATATTGTTTTGTTCATTAGGATTTATGAATGTAGTAAGATATAAAGAACTGTTCTTAGCTAATGATCCTTGGTCTAGTATATATGAGCAGAATGCAATATTTTATGGAGGTGTGTTTTTTCCTATATTAATAGCTATTGTAGTAGGAGCAGTAACAAGGGTAGAGTATAAAAACAATAACTTAAAGAAAATACTCTCACTTCCAGTTAAAAGAGAAAGCTTATATATGAGCAAGTTTATAGCGACATGTATAATAATTCTTATAAATGTACTCATATTTATAGCTTTTATTGTAATAAGTGCAGTACTATTAATACATCCAGAACATATACCATCATTTATCATAACAAGTCCACTTATTGCGTTTACTGTTTCATTACCGATAGTAGCTATTTATTATTATTTGAATATTAGATTTAAAAATATGTTAATACCATTGATTTTAGCAGTATGTTTAATACTTCCAACAATGATGATAAATGCAACTAAATTTTGGTTTATATTTCCCTTTGCATATCCGAGTCATTTGATAATGGCTGGAACGAGTTTTTATAATAACAGTATTTCAATATCAATGATAGTTTTTGCAATTATAATATTTTCACTTTTTATTAGTATGGGGATAAAAAATTTCAAGAAAATGGATATTGGATAG
- the nagA gene encoding N-acetylglucosamine-6-phosphate deacetylase: MKAIVNGKIILKDCIKEDCVLLYGEKIMDIVPKKEIDSFEEFEEVIDAQGNYVAPGLIDVHIHGSGGSDVMDGTFEALNNISKAIVKNGVTSFLPTTMTMSKEHVVKAFEKIKEAMNKKLDGAKIQGAHMEGPFINPKFKGAQNEKYIMSPDYELIEPYLDILKIITMAPEMDEDNEFINKFKGNKNIRLSMGHTNASFEEAMNAIDNGVTYATHTFNAMTGLHHREPGVVGAVFSRNINCELIADTIHVHPGFFQAFIDINKKDKVILITDSMRAGCLKSGEYDLGGQKVLVDDSSARLEDGTLAGSILKLNEAVRNVRNNTNFELFDLVNMASLNQAKAIGLDDKIGSIEKGKIADLVIFDEDINAIKTIIDGKIVYEVKTK, from the coding sequence ATGAAAGCAATTGTCAATGGAAAAATAATTCTAAAAGATTGTATAAAAGAAGATTGTGTACTTCTGTATGGTGAAAAAATTATGGATATAGTGCCAAAAAAAGAAATTGATTCTTTTGAGGAATTTGAAGAAGTCATTGATGCTCAAGGTAATTATGTTGCACCAGGTTTAATAGATGTTCATATTCATGGAAGTGGCGGTTCAGATGTTATGGATGGTACGTTTGAAGCACTAAATAATATATCTAAAGCAATAGTAAAAAATGGTGTAACGTCTTTCTTACCTACAACAATGACAATGTCAAAAGAGCATGTAGTGAAAGCTTTTGAAAAGATAAAAGAAGCAATGAATAAAAAACTTGATGGAGCTAAAATTCAAGGAGCTCACATGGAAGGACCTTTTATAAATCCTAAATTCAAAGGAGCTCAAAATGAAAAATATATAATGAGTCCAGATTATGAACTTATTGAGCCATATTTGGATATTCTAAAAATAATAACAATGGCGCCTGAAATGGATGAGGATAATGAATTTATCAATAAGTTTAAAGGGAATAAAAATATTAGACTTTCAATGGGACATACCAATGCTTCCTTTGAAGAAGCAATGAATGCTATAGATAATGGTGTAACATATGCAACACATACTTTTAATGCTATGACAGGACTTCATCATAGAGAACCAGGTGTAGTAGGAGCAGTTTTTTCAAGAAATATTAATTGTGAGCTAATAGCAGATACAATACATGTTCATCCAGGATTTTTTCAAGCTTTTATTGATATAAACAAAAAAGATAAAGTAATTCTAATAACAGACTCCATGCGAGCAGGATGTCTCAAAAGTGGCGAATATGATTTAGGAGGACAAAAAGTATTAGTAGATGATTCATCAGCAAGGTTAGAAGATGGTACATTAGCTGGAAGTATATTAAAGTTAAACGAAGCTGTTAGAAATGTAAGAAATAATACAAATTTCGAGTTGTTTGATTTAGTTAATATGGCTAGTTTAAATCAAGCAAAAGCTATAGGATTAGATGACAAAATAGGGAGTATAGAAAAAGGTAAAATTGCTGATTTGGTTATTTTTGATGAAGATATAAATGCCATAAAAACAATAATAGATGGAAAAATAGTGTACGAGGTGAAAACAAAATGA